The segment CTGAAATTCCTCAGTGATGTCTGTGATCACATGGACGGTGCCGATGAAGCGGCCATCGCCGCCGATCACCGGATCTACGGAAAGATGAAACCGACGGCCATTAATTTCCTGCACGATCGAACGACGTTCCAACGTTTCGCGCACATCGGACAAGGGGCAATCATCGATTTTTTGATCAAGATGATGCACAACTTCCCACCACTTGCGGCCGATGAGTTCACCGGCAGGCCTGCCTGCAAACTCTGCAGCGGCGCGATTGCAGCGGATAACGCTTCCATCAGCATCTGTCAGAAAAACCGCGTCATTGACGCTGTCGAATGTAGTTTGCCATTCCTGCGCAATTCGTTTCAGGCGCTGCTCCGCTTGTTGAATGCGAAGATAGGCTTTGATTCGCTCTACAAGTTCTCGGTTGCCGATAGGACGAAAAATATAGCCGTCAGCGCCCAGTTCCAGCCCTTTGGCGGCGCTTTCGCTGTCCGTGTAGGTGCTGGAAAGTATGACAATAAACATCTCTTCAAATTGCGGATCGCTCCGCAATTGTCGGCAGATTTCAAAACCGCTTATATCCGGCAGATTGACGTCCAGCAACATCATTTGCGGATGCAGCGCCTTGGCCGCTTCGATCGCCTCTCTCCCATTATAGGCGGCAAACGTCTGATAGCCCGCCTGCTCAAGCAGTTTACAGGTTATCTCGACAATCGCCGCATCGTCATCAACGACTACTATTTTAACAGTCTCTTTCATGAATTTTTCCTCGATCAATAAGATTACACTTCCTTCGGTCGAAGCGGCAGAATGACGCGAAAAGAAGTGCCTTCATCTTTTTTACTATAGAGGTTGATTTCTCCCCCATGTCCCTCAATGATGCGCTTGACGATCACCAAACCCAGACCCGTGCTTTTTTCTCCATCAGTTCCCGGCTTGCCTCTGACAAAGGGTTTAAAGAGATTTGCCTGTTCTTCGGCGCTCATGCCGACGCCGTAATCGCGAACGACAAGCTCGGCACCTTCCTCCAGTCGATGCACCGAAACCTCAACCCTGCCTCCGTGGTAAGAAAATTTCACGGCGTTGCGAATGAGATTGTTGAGCACCTGCTGTAGTTTGGCGGCATCGCCGACCATCGGTATCGGCTCGAGGTCATAGTTAATCACAACATTCTTTTGTTCAGCAAAAAAACGATGAACGGCCGCATTTTGTCGAACGAGATCGGCCAGGTCAAATGCGGTATAGTCAAGGTTTAGATAGCCGGATTCGATTTTGGCCACATCAAGCAGATCGTCGATCAGCTGCGCCATGAACAGGCTGGAATTACGAATAACCCGGAGAAACTCGCGACACTTGTCGTCCGCCAAATGCTCCATGAGAAAATCGCTGTAAGCGAGAACGGCGTGCAGGGGGTTGCGCAGATCATGGGCGGCCATGCCGAGGAAACGGTTTTTTTCTTCATTGAGCCGCTGCAGCTCGGCGTTCTTTTTCGCCAATTCGCGCTGCATGGCGATCAGCTCGTTGTTCAACCGGCTGATCTCATCGAACAAGAATTCTCTTTCTTTCGGTAGAGCCTTCAGTGCCTGCCGCAAAACGTTCGTCTGTTCGTTGTTCATGCGCAACATCTCTTCATAGAGCTCGGCGGCAAAACGGCCGTTGGGCGCCCCGACGACGAGCAGCGTTTCTCCAAGCATGCCGCCGGCAAAATGCAGGGTCTGCACCTTGCCGTCGAGCAGCACATTGATCGCCCAATCGAAAGCGGCTCCCTTTTGCTTGATTTCATTGAGGAATGACAGCGCCTTTTCCACCGAGCCTTTGACGGCACAAGTCGGAAAAGGACGACCGATCCAATTCTCTGCTTCGGTTGCAAATGTATTGCGAAGAACCTGCCGAACTATTCCGCTTGGTTCGCATAAAAAGGCTATGCCGATTGCATCGCTCATCTGCAAATAACCTGTTCAGCTGCAGCCACGGCTCTTTCGGCGTCCGGCGCCCAGCCGTCGGCGCCGACTTTGCGCCATAAATTCTGGGAAATATTAAAGGGATACCCGCCGACCAGCACCGGCACGTCAGCCAGGCGGCTTTCCCTCAATTGTCGAATAAGATCGGCGACGCGACTGACGTGAAAAGTCATGGTCGCGGAAACCGCCAGCAGATCAGCTCGTTGATCGCCTAGAGCTTTTAAAATGCTTTCAGCGGGTGTATTGGCGCCTAGGAAATAGGTGTCCCACCCTTCCATCTCCATGAAATCGGCCACTATGCGGGCGCCGATTTCATGGAGCTCCCCGCCGATGCAGCAGGCAACGAGCTTTTTCGATTTCTTTTCTCCGGTAAAAAGATAAGGATAAAGCTGCGACATGATGGTTTGAGTGGCGGCGGTGCAGAAATGCTCCTGCGCCACACTGATGCGGTTGTTCTGCCACAATCGGCCGATCTCCCGTTGCACCGGCTGAAAAATTCCCAAATAAATTTGTTTAATCGGCGTGCCGCTCTGTAACAAGTCCATAACAATACGCCCGGCCGTAAGACGGTCCCCTGCCAAAAGCGCATCGAGATAGGAGCGCGCTTTTTCGCCCAGTTGCCCATCCGGTAAAAACTCGGAGGGATCGGTCCGCCGCGATGACAAGGATTCTATGCCTGCATCCAGAATCGGCCGTACAACCGACAGAAGATTTTCTTTCAACGTTGTGTTCAGCACTTCCTGCATGCATTCTAAAGTAACCGGCAACGTTTCCGGAGGTAGAGGCAGATGGGTAAAGAGAGACTGAACCCAGGACAAGTATTCGGTAAACAGAGTCGGTTCGTCGGCTTGGACAGCTTCAGATAGGTAGATCAAATGATATGCCGCGTCGCGGATGCTTGTCTCCAGACCGCGATCACCAAACGGCCGCCACACATCCGGCTGCTTTGCATATTGCAGCGCAACGACGGCTTCCGCCAGTTCCTCGCGGCGCCGCCGCAACTCCTCGGCAGCTGTCATCTTTAAATCCACGTAACGACCTCCTTTCCAGTATAAGGATAATCGTCCGGCCACGCAAAATGGGCCTATTTACAAAAAGATTATTGTCGCCGGCCAATCAGCAGGTAATAAAAGGCACCAAACCATGCGCGACAAGGGGGATAATCCTATGACAAAATGGATATAAAGGAAAATCTGTTCGACACAAAGCGAAAAGGAAATATCAATTTGTTACAAAAGTGTATTAATTACAAACCGTGAAACTTTTTTCGGCGAATCTAAATTCCCAGTAATTTTCTTAACTCCAATCAATAAAAAGGGGAAAACTTAGGCCGCATCGGCCTCCTTCCCAAAAATCATTTTTTTCGCCAATGCGAGCTGCTCGCGAACGGCTTTATAGGCCGTTCCGCCGATTAGACTGCGGCGATTAACGGATGCCGCAGGGTCGAACAGATCAAATACGTCAGCGGCAAACAGAGGTGAGAACTTTAGATAGACATCAAGAGGAAGCTGATTCAACGGG is part of the candidate division KSB1 bacterium genome and harbors:
- a CDS encoding cobalamin-dependent protein (Presence of a B(12) (cobalamin)-binding domain implies dependence on cobalamin itself, in one of its several forms, or in some unusual lineages, dependence on a cobalamin-like analog.) — translated: MDLKMTAAEELRRRREELAEAVVALQYAKQPDVWRPFGDRGLETSIRDAAYHLIYLSEAVQADEPTLFTEYLSWVQSLFTHLPLPPETLPVTLECMQEVLNTTLKENLLSVVRPILDAGIESLSSRRTDPSEFLPDGQLGEKARSYLDALLAGDRLTAGRIVMDLLQSGTPIKQIYLGIFQPVQREIGRLWQNNRISVAQEHFCTAATQTIMSQLYPYLFTGEKKSKKLVACCIGGELHEIGARIVADFMEMEGWDTYFLGANTPAESILKALGDQRADLLAVSATMTFHVSRVADLIRQLRESRLADVPVLVGGYPFNISQNLWRKVGADGWAPDAERAVAAAEQVICR
- a CDS encoding HAMP domain-containing histidine kinase gives rise to the protein MSDAIGIAFLCEPSGIVRQVLRNTFATEAENWIGRPFPTCAVKGSVEKALSFLNEIKQKGAAFDWAINVLLDGKVQTLHFAGGMLGETLLVVGAPNGRFAAELYEEMLRMNNEQTNVLRQALKALPKEREFLFDEISRLNNELIAMQRELAKKNAELQRLNEEKNRFLGMAAHDLRNPLHAVLAYSDFLMEHLADDKCREFLRVIRNSSLFMAQLIDDLLDVAKIESGYLNLDYTAFDLADLVRQNAAVHRFFAEQKNVVINYDLEPIPMVGDAAKLQQVLNNLIRNAVKFSYHGGRVEVSVHRLEEGAELVVRDYGVGMSAEEQANLFKPFVRGKPGTDGEKSTGLGLVIVKRIIEGHGGEINLYSKKDEGTSFRVILPLRPKEV